From the Cucurbita pepo subsp. pepo cultivar mu-cu-16 chromosome LG05, ASM280686v2, whole genome shotgun sequence genome, one window contains:
- the LOC111796146 gene encoding uncharacterized protein LOC111796146 yields the protein MAMTCGDGSCGVWSVCDGRDNLEGTTNFQWTPTFSRENLRPRIFSQLSSGWFLFLLWQWTDSLDSLPHSVDSVCLLWCAFYVIWPRVLEILTMNLEFLHKFPWFWAQKSNDLGPILKSSDAIGEQGHQNTRFDFRIWGFSLLSFLPWEDNANSRDIILAKTTINRNLKRQVKRGRRTANRDGDAPLRFKPYVCKVPWHTGVRAFFSQLFPRYGHYCGPNWSSGKDNGSLVWDKRPIDWLDFCCYCHDIGYDTHSQGELLKADMAFLECLERPNMATKGDAHIATLYRTMCISGLKNFLIPYRRHLIQLQSLPHQPAIQFGWLSNLKWFSWNSQRAEQKHPKM from the exons ATGGCGATGACTTGTGGTGATGGATCTTGTGGAGTGTGGTCGGTTTGCGACGGACGGGATAATCTCGAAGGAACCACAAATTTTCAATGGACACCAACATTTTCTCGGGAAAATCTTCGACCTAGAATTTTCTCTCAGTTATCCTCTGGTTGGTTTCTCTTTCTACTTTGGCAGTGGACGGATTCCCTCGACTCTCTTCCTCACTCCGTGGATTCTGTGT GTTTGTTATGGTGCGCATTTTATGTGATTTGGCCAAGAGTTCTTGAGATTTTGACAATGAACTTGGaatttcttcataaatttCCATGGTTCTGGGCCCAAAAAAGCAATGATTTGGGTCCAATCCTTAAATCTTCTGACGCCATTGGGGAGCAAGGCCATCAAAATACTCGTTTTGATTTCAGGATCTGGggattttcccttctttcGTTTCTTCCTTGGGAAGATAATGCCAATTCCCGAGATATCATTCTAGCAAAAACTACTATTAATAGGAACTTGAAAAGGCAAGTGAAACGTGGTAGACGAACTGCGAACCGTGATGGAGACGCTCCTTTACGGTTCAAGCCATATGTGTGTAAAGTTCCATGGCATACTGGTGTAAGAGCGTTTTTTTCTCAGTTGTTTCCGCGTTATGGACATTACTGTGGTCCAAATTGGTCTAGTGGGAAAGACAATGGGTCTCTCGTTTGGGATAAACGACCAATTGATTGGCTGGATTTCTGCTGTTATTGCCATGATATTGGCTATGACACTCATAGTCAAGGAGAGTTGTTAAAGGCTGATATGGCATTTCTCGAGTGCTTAGAAAGGCCTAATATGGCTACAAAGGGAGATGCTCATATTGCTACTCTTTATCGAACCATGTGTATCTCAG GTCTGAAGAACTTTCTAATTCCTTATAGAAGGCACCTGATTCAGCTTCAGTCTCTCCCTCACCAACCTGCAATTCAGTTTGGATGGCTTAGCAATTTGAAATGGTTTAGTTGGAACTCGCAAAGAGCTGAGCAAAAGCATCCCAAAATGTGA
- the LOC111795401 gene encoding uncharacterized protein LOC111795401: MASSGISTESAELSDAVQILEVCNQIEMGKKVEIQGTGHGSHDGVCAICLNKIALQETALVRGCEHAYCATCILRWASYNKNPTCPQCKHPFEFLIVHRSLDGSVHDFMFEESVCLLLRASWYIPLIVEDREETYEDPDEYYPYEDDDEEFEEAYLGASSSLRIGNRRWGDNGYVRGGRQEARPVIRSTVPVHAGASSSREPIKKDDSKDKTGRRAKRALKREAADKAAAAKHQEHLARFGRK, translated from the exons ATGGCTTCTTCGGGAATCTCTACTGAAAGCGCCGAATTGTCTGATGCCGTTCAAATACTGGAAGTTTGCAACCAg ATCGAAATGGGAAAGAAGGTAGAGATTCAAGGAACAGGTCATGGGAGTCATGATGGGGTTTGTGCAATATGCTTAAATAAGATAGCTCTCCAAGAAACTGCCTTAGTGAGGGGTTGCGAGCATGCCTATTG TGCGACTTGCATCCTTCGATGGGCCTCGTATAATAAGAATCCGACGTGTCCACAATGTAAACATCCATTTGAGTTCCTGATTGTGCATCGTTCTCTTGATGGGAG CGTCCATGACTTTATGTTTGAGGAGAGCGTATGCCTGCTTCTGAGAGCTTCATGGTATATACCTCTGATCGTTGAAGATCGGGAAGAAACCTATGAAGATCCTGATGAGTACTACCCTTACGAGGATGACGACGAAGAGTTTGAGGAAGCTTACCTGGGTGCATCGTCGAGTCTCCGCATCGGCAATCGAAGGTGGGGAGACAATGGATATGTGAGGGGAGGTCGACAAGAAGCACGACCAGTTATTAGGTCAACTGTTCCAGTGCATGCAGGAGCTAGTTCATCACGTGAGCCTATAAAAAAAGATGattcaaaagataaaacaGGTCGACGAGCTAAAAGAGCCTTGAAACGGGAAGCTGCTGATAAAGCTGCAGCAGCTAAACATCAGGAACATCTAGCTAGGTTTGGGCGGAAGTGA
- the LOC111794751 gene encoding protein LATERAL ROOT PRIMORDIUM 1-like: protein MWSAAAASQRSLNYGLGSEMSMVGLRDVFVVAPASSFNPNPHHHDNNLLSDPHSLAVSNPATALGVGVIPLLTAGPCLGVEEDNLLSNRSSNRGGGIQLWQQNHYLKKMPSSLDHHLHNPSAANNGLLDDGIGITGGLASSSSATTTCQDCGNQAKKDCSHRRCRTCCRSRGFDCTTHVKSTWVPAARRRERQLMGVTANAAAGSSASTSGAKKPRLIASQTTSRTSTSNTTPPRSLDTSSSHQDAGFPEALPGQVRAPAVFKCVRVTAVDDGDDEYAYQAVVKIGGHIFKGFLYDQGVEPGDEFPNVSELHLGDGGGITRNNRNGISSSPLVDPSDVYNAAATGGGAPCFLGGSNYGNQIS, encoded by the exons ATGTGGTCCGCCGCCGCTGCTTCTCAAAGGTCTCTTAATTACGGCCTTGGATCAGAAATGAGCATGGTTGGCCTCCGAGATGTGTTTGTCGTTGCACCGGCTTCCTCTttcaaccctaatcctcaccACCACGACAATAACCTCCTCTCAGATCCTCATTCCCTCGCTGTCTCTAACCCCGCCACCGCTCTCGGCGTCGGCGTTATTCCGCTGCTCACCGCCGGGCCCTGCCTCGGCGTTGAGGAGGATAATTTATTGAGTAATCGGAGTAGTAACAGAGGCGGAGGGATTCAGTTATGGCAACAGAATcattatttgaagaaaatgcCATCGTCTCTGGATCATCACCTCCATAATCCCTCCGCCGCTAACAATGGACTTCTCGACGACGGAATCGGTATCACCGGCGGTTTAGCTTCGTCGTCGTCGGCGACGACCACGTGTCAGGACTGTGGTAACCAAGCGAAGAAGGATTGTAGTCATAGACGCTGCAGAACTTGTTGTCGAAGCCGAGGGTTCGATTGCACTACTCACGTGAAGAGCACGTGGGTTCCTGCAGCGCGACGGCGAGAGCGGCAACTAATGGGGGTAACTGCTAACGCCGCTGCTGGTTCATCCGCCTCCACCTCTGGCGCGAAGAAACCGCGACTCATCGCTTCGCAAACCACTTCTCGAACTTCCACTTCCAATACGACGCCGCCGCGTAGCCTCGATACGAGCTCCAGCCATCAAG ATGCTGGTTTTCCAGAGGCATTACCAGGACAAGTACGTGCACCGGCGGTTTTCAAGTGCGTGAGAGTCACGGCGGTGGACGACGGCGACGACGAATACGCTTATCAAGCGGTGGTTAAAATCGGCGGACATATCTTCAAAGGTTTTTTGTACGATCAAGGCGTTGAACCAGGAGATGAGTTTCCGAATGTTTCGGAATTGCATTTAGGCGACGGCGGTGGAATAACCAGAAACAATCGGAATggcatttcttcttctccgcTTGTTGATCCATCGGACGTCTACAATGCTGCCGCCACTGGCGGCGGCGCTCCATGTTTTCTCGGCGGTTCAAATTACGGTAATCAAATCAGCTGA